Genomic DNA from Fusarium oxysporum Fo47 chromosome IX, complete sequence:
ATTCCAGAGTCGTGGAATTGACAGGACCGCATTGTCTATGGCCagcatccaatccaatcGATGCACTCCGGAGGGGAACTATGAAGAGTTAGAAGCAATACCGCCAAGCCTCCGCGTTCCCTATGGacactatttacttttaCATGAACGGATCGAAATGGAGGATTTTGTTCTTGAGGGTTGATCCATCAGAAACAATTCAGAGTCAAATTCAAGACCGAATCACCAACAGAGTCATGGACAAACGGTCTGCTAGAAAGCTCTTTGATTCATTCGTGATTCATCAACATTACGCAAAATGATTACCTGGGGTATGTATCCAACTTTTGTGAACCAGCCACATGTACAACTCTATCTACAGCAAATATCTGTATGTCGGCGCATTATCGCCCAGCTCGGCCTTTTCCTCGTTGGTGAGTTCGGTCTGCGGTGGGTTCGCatctctcttcttgttctcgtATAGAATCACGGCAGCGTATGAGAGACACGCAATGATCGACAAGATGGTGAATGCAATACAGATAGAGTAACCCGGGATGAATTTCGGTGCAtccttggccaagaaggaatACACGGCGATAATACCACCAATGTTTCCGAAGCCAACTTGCCATGCGCTGCCAATGCTTCGTCTCCTGTGACCTCCAAGATTCATGTTGAACCAGCAAACAATGATGGGCATAGCGGTGTATGCGCCCATGGTGACGAGGAATAGAGCACCATACTGGACAGAGTGGTTGTTGTGGACGGATAGAAGAATTGCGAACCCGGCGATGGCGACGAGGATGGCAAAAATAGCAAATGAGGCTCGGTGTCGAAGTTTGTCTGACGCGAATGCGACAGCAAGCGAGAAGCCAAAGGCAGCGGCCCACGGAGGAACGCTGTAAAGCTGTGTCTGAATGGGGCTGTATCCGTATGTCTTGATGATACCAGGTGCAAAGTAGGCATAGCCGTATGCGGGCACAATAAGACCGAAGTACATGAAGCCACCAATGATGATCTTGTAGTCCTTGAGCACGCTGAGCGCATCGGCGAAGGTCGTCTTGCGCTCGGCGCCGGCGTGGCCCTGGTCGATGCGCAGTCTTGCTGTGACGTAGTGCTTCTCTTCGCTGGTGAGCCACTTGGCCTGCTCAGGGAAATCGGGGAGCAGGaagtagaagaagaagctaaCGAGAACGGTAAGACCGCcctcgaggatgaagatccaGCGCCAACCGGCGTAGCCACGCATACCGCTCATCTTGCCGATGGCTGCAGCAAGAAGGCCGCCGAATGCGCCGGCGAGGGTGgtgctgttgaagaagaaagagtaGCGGCGCTGGGCTTCGTGTCGACGATACCACATGCCGATCAAGTAGAAAGCTGCGTTTGGTGTAAGTCATATGTGCTATTTCATGATGCGCTAGATCAACTTACCACCGGGGAACATGCCCGTCTCAAAAAGACCCAGGAAGAAACGAGTCGCAATAAGACCGCTGTAGTTCTGAACCAGACCCTGGAGGAGAGTAGTAAGGCCGAAGAGGAACATGTTCAGGCTGAGCCAGACATGGGGCTTGAAGCGCTTGAGAAGAATGTTGGAGGGAATCTCAAAGAGGACGTATGgcacgaagaagacgacgaggGCGGTATTGTATTCTGTCTTTTCGAGGCCGAGTTCTTCGGACAGGCCAAAAACGTCGGCATTGGCGATGTTTACACGATCTGTAAGTCATGGTGTTAGCCGATTATTTATGCGACGCGACACGGTATGAGTATACGAACCCAGGAAAGCGAGCAGATACATGATACACAAGAAAGGAATGACATGGAGATCAATCTTGGTCATGAGCTTGGTATCAGTGGTACTCGACGGGCAAACCACCGTAGCGTCGTCTGTGTGAACGGCATCGCGAACGTGGGAACGCTCAGGGTCGAGGGAAACGGGTGACTCGTTGCCTTCGTCTTTTTCTGTGTGGTTGAGAGCCATTGCTGCTAAACGATGGCTTCTAGCAAAGGTATACTGAGTCCGTATGAAGACAaagcagaggagaaggagaaaatcAGAGTGCTCTGCAGATCCTCAAACGTGGAAATGAGTTGCGGGCCGGCACTTATAAAGAAACTTGAATGTCTCGGAGCAAGTCCGCCTTTTTAAACCCTGGGTAACACGACGAGTCACACCCTCTTCTCTCAACAAGCTACCTAAGGCAATTTATCACTATACCCCAACCAGTCAAAGATGATCAAATTGTCAATCCTACAGTGGATCGTTGCATTGCAACGAGAAAGACCCAGCCGAGGTCGGGGTAACGAATTGCAAGGGGGACGATGCCTATCATGACGCTTAAGCAGAGCAGATCCACAGACTCCATGCGGATGGGGGTTAGATCACCCCGCAGGTAACAAGGAGTTCGCCGGGGCCGGGCCGTTCAGCAGGCTCTTGATTTACGGCCGAGTTACGGAGCGAAAAGTCTAATGGATTGTTCGTTAATCCCGACTGTGGAGGAGCAATTGGACCGATGTCGCTTGTACATTCCAATATCGGAGA
This window encodes:
- a CDS encoding major facilitator superfamily domain-containing protein — translated: MALNHTEKDEGNESPVSLDPERSHVRDAVHTDDATVVCPSSTTDTKLMTKIDLHVIPFLCIMYLLAFLDRVNIANADVFGLSEELGLEKTEYNTALVVFFVPYVLFEIPSNILLKRFKPHVWLSLNMFLFGLTTLLQGLVQNYSGLIATRFFLGLFETGMFPGAFYLIGMWYRRHEAQRRYSFFFNSTTLAGAFGGLLAAAIGKMSGMRGYAGWRWIFILEGGLTVLVSFFFYFLLPDFPEQAKWLTSEEKHYVTARLRIDQGHAGAERKTTFADALSVLKDYKIIIGGFMYFGLIVPAYGYAYFAPGIIKTYGYSPIQTQLYSVPPWAAAFGFSLAVAFASDKLRHRASFAIFAILVAIAGFAILLSVHNNHSVQYGALFLVTMGAYTAMPIIVCWFNMNLGGHRRRSIGSAWQVGFGNIGGIIAVYSFLAKDAPKFIPGYSICIAFTILSIIACLSYAAVILYENKKRDANPPQTELTNEEKAELGDNAPTYRYLL